One genomic segment of Oncorhynchus kisutch isolate 150728-3 linkage group LG15, Okis_V2, whole genome shotgun sequence includes these proteins:
- the LOC109905038 gene encoding uncharacterized protein KIAA1211-like isoform X4 → MASGPSDVLTNQDPADTTEECTGKKKSKFQTFKNLFSKKKRKEAAAPAGGDSGLKCSQSSDNVSAPEPALLIRSEKDEGSGSKINMGNKALSHDSVFVSESPLSEVTEGLGVSQDSIHGKVKSLQVIRLGSPPSLCVKKMDDAGTLSEDDGLPCSPPEYSTLHTVLAGVSHRSSKPVQRNSSLSLEGTDSDEDQMSCEMGSRSVSPLVFLPVDFSQPASPMGCLDNTAARHRLAVRHKACAKTRKPTTRVDGRAEGESFQEERQNSILPESVEEDDEEDVKREQAGVAEEEQTDGVVVSHQANQAKRSASDEEDKQGVQQELSHAQDAPSLSIQNDSDSEECLSCQAEVSAPRLQTAPLLGTMKSLEPPTGDDFLLTPPGCEVAVEGGSLLQEVLISLKGPLTSVLGLETEAVLLEVEVNMEGSEAESGVDELALNPQEEACLPSDRPDYPAEPREEVEDEPYESEEELVVERFNPKEEEEDAEEINPEYLTKEDQDMPSVEKEEEEENEEEGAEVEEKETEEVVEDERREEEDKMEPDLDVPVQTALLEPGEEEDVMSTSVEDDFQQVPDRDPERACESPECTNELSDQTVTDQACLPQLPNSSTPPPESLDQPEAPAHTTQDQEEPSVTTDQPCITSPSAAAGPEQSPQEHCRGPTATEDPGKPSGGSEHNRPRYTIAPAWQRLATKELTSPPPSPSVTVPGAVETKRDPPSGVEPLSPVGADVPAIPIPTQSTTAPIMSPEDTPPAAQEEETPENLFGVRLRKTSVGMLRLGSETETPPASPVHSLPIEPQRASFTEPQSNSKPALPRKPSELDGMVKPKRIPDLSVGREPSGGSQSSSWISVARQKQRILKENSLEETTDNKHPAEMEEFYRKKSIRTLTRPVSKDQAKPPGSPVKVLCSLEISKPVVVEKEGKRALAHPAPTALAQDEPPWLALAKKKAKAWSEMPQIVQ, encoded by the exons ATGGCCTCTGGACCATCAGATGTGTTGACCAACCAGGATCCAGCAGACACCACTGAAGAGTGCACAG GCAAGAAGAAGTCCAAGTTCCAGACCTTCAAGAACTTATTTTCTaagaagaagagaaaggaggCCGCTGCTCCTGCCGGGGGGGACAGTGGGTTGAAGTGTAGCCAGTCTAGTGACAATGTCAGCGCCCCCGAACCTGCACTTCTCATCCGCTCTGAGAAAGACGAGGGCTCTGG GTCAAAAATAAATATGGGTAATAAGGCTCTGTCACATGACAGTGTCTTTGTCTCTGAGTCTCCCCTGTCAGAGGTGACTGAGGGTCTGGGAGTCTCTCAGGACAGCATCCATGGGAAAGTCAAGTCTCTACAG GTCATCAGGCTAGGCTCTCCtccgtctctgtgtgtgaagAAGATGGATGATGCAGGAACTCTTTCAGAAGATGACGGCCTGCCCTGCAGCCCACCAGAGTACTCCACCCTGCACACTGTCCTGGCTGGGGTGTCCCACAGG TCTTCCAAACCGGTGCAGAGGAACAGCTCCCTGAGTCTGGAAGGGACCGACAGTGATGAAGACCAG ATGTCCTGTGAGATGGGCTCCAGATCGGTCAGTCCCCTGGTCTTCCTGCCTGTAGACTTCAGCCAGCCTGCCAGTCCCATGGGCTGTCTGGACAACACTGCCGCTCGCCACCGCCTGGCTGTCCGACACAAGGCCTGTGCCAAGACGAGGAAACCCACCACT AGGGTTGATGGCAGGGCTGAGGGAGAATCATTCCAGGAGGAAAGACAGAATTCTATCCTTCCAGAATCTGTGGAGGAGGATGACGAGGAAG ATGTGAAACGCGAGCAGGCTGGTGTTGCGGAGGAGGAGCAGACAGATGGGGTCGTGGTGTCCCATCAGGCCAATCAGGCCAAGCGGTCAGCCTCAGATGAAGAGGATAAGCAGGGTGTCCAACAGGAATTGTCTCATGCTCAGgatgccccctccctctccatacaGAATGACTCTGACTCTGAGGAATGTCTTTCATGCCAGGCTGAGGTTTCAGCTCCCCGGCTCCAGACTGCCCCACTGCTTGGCACCATGAAGTCTCTGGAGCCCCCTACTGGAGATGACttcctcctgacccctcctgggTGTGAGGTGGCTGTGGAGGGAGGCTCTCTACTCCAGGAGGTGTTGATCTCCCTCAAGGGTCCACTGACATCTGTCCTGGGGCTGGAGACAGAGGCTGTGCTCCTGGAGGTGGAGGTGAACATGGAGGGGTCAGAGGCTGAGAGCGGGGTGGATGAGCTGGCATTGAACCCACAGGAAGAAGCGTGTCTCCCCAGTGATAGACCGGACTACCCAGCAGAGCCCCGAGAGGAGGTGGAAGATGAGCCTTATGAATCTGAGGAGGAGTTAGTGGTGGAACGTTTCAATccaaaggaggaagaggaagatgccGAGGAAATCAACCCTGAGTACTTAACTAAAGAAGATCAGGACATGCCTTCAGTGGaaaaggaggaagaagaagagaatgaagaggagggggcagaggtagaggagaaggaaACAGAGGAGGTTGTggaagatgagaggagggaagaggaggacaaAATGGAGCCAGACTTGGATGTGCCAGTGCAGACAGCCTTATTGGagccaggagaggaagaggatgtaATGTCAACCTCTGTGGAGGATGATTTCCAGCAGGTTCCAGACAGAGACCCTGAGAGAGCTTGTGAGAGCCCTGAGTGCACCAATGAACTGTCTGACCAAACAGTCACAGACCAAGCCTGTCTCCCCCAGCTGCCAAACAGCAGTACACCTCCTCCAGAGTCCCTGGACCAGCCTGAGGCCCCTGCACACACCACACAGGACCAGGAAGAGCCCAGTGTAACAACTGACCAGCCCTGTATAACCAGTCCCAGTGCAGCCGCCGGCCCAGAGCAGAGCCCCCAGGAGCACTGCAGGGGACCAACTGCCACCGAGGATCCTGGGAAACCATCTGGTGGTTCTGAACATAATAGACCCAGGTACACCATTGCCCCTGCCTGGCAAAGGTTGGCTACCAAAGAGCtaacctcccctcctccatctccctcggTCACTGTGCCTGGGGCTGTGGAAACAAAAAGAGACCCCCCAAGTGGAGTAGAGCCACTTAGCCCTGTGGGGGCTGATGTCCCTGCTATTCCCATCCCAACACAGAGCACCACAGCACCCATCATGTCACCTGAAGACACTCCCCCTGCAGCCCAGGAGGAAGAGACCCCTGAGAATCTGTTTGGTGTCAGGCTGAGGAAGACCTCTGTGGGTATGCTTCGCTTAGGCTCAGAGACTGAAACTCCCCCTGCATCCCCAGTACACTCACTTCCCATAGAGCCACAGAGGGCCTCGTTCACTGAACCACAGTCAAACAGCAAACCTGCCCTGCCCAGAAAGCCCTCAGAGCTGGATGGTATGGTCAAGCCAAAGAGAATACCAG ATCTGTCTGTGGGTCGAGAGCCTAGTGGGGGATCTCAATCGTCAAGCTGGATCTCAGTGGCCAGACAAAAGCAGAGGATCTTAAAAGAGAACTCATTGGAGGAAACCACGGATAACAAACACCCTGCAGAGATG GAGGAGTTTTACAGAAAAAAATCCATTCGTACATTGACAAGGCCTGTCAGCAAAGACCAAGCCAAGCCTCCAGGATCTCCTGTTAAAG TGTTGTGTTCCCTGGAGATCTCCAAGCCTGTCGTGGTTGAGAAGGAAGGGAAGAGAGCCCTGGCTCACCCAGCCCCTACAGCCCTGGCTCAGGACGAGCCCCCGTGGTTGGCCCTGGCTAAGAAGAAGGCCAAAGCCTGGAGCGAGATGCCCCAGATAGTGCAGTGA